Proteins from one Bacteroidota bacterium genomic window:
- a CDS encoding DUF1553 domain-containing protein, with product MKRIFPHLDVSHGLLLASLMLLCLPACNPPISEDEALLASLPEEVDFNYHVRPILSDRCFKCHGPDANTRETDLRLDTEEGAFSKLTESPRNRAIVAGSLRRSEMAHRIVSDDPDYAMPPPASNLALTDYEVALLRKWIDQGAEWKEHWAFIKPEEPVRPSVQNSDWPQNEIDHFVLARLEREGIAPSPPADRERLLRRVYLDLTGLPPSVADIDAFLADTSEDAYARVVDKLLASTAYAERMAVDWMDVSRYADSHGYHADGYRMMWPWRDWVIEAFDENMPYDEFITLQLAGDLLPNATAEQKLATAFHRNHQMTAEGGIVDEEYRLQYVADRTNTTARAFMGLTMECAQCHDHKFDPVSQAEYFQMTAFFNNLNEVGMTGDDGNAGPMLLLFEEGQEAQLEALRDSIAALEQLVEQRTKALEGELADISANVTADLDRGLVAYYPLDVLMENTTPNSVRGVEGASVSGEVELIEGVHGKATRFDYDFDFLALQKVGLFERYEPFSIALWAKPEKEEAYAELIGNAGQKNTYWRGYEVYLDSLNRVNARLIHALPNNYIHVRTTDGVTQDAWNHVALVYDGSSKAAGVKLFIDGQQQDQEVLFDKLYKSIHPVGYQKYQKIDQPLRVGKSYRAFTGDDGIYTGAMDDIRIYNRALTPHELHALQPAASGKGTPAHHRAVNAPEIVALRAKLRALREEESSLLEPVEEIMVMEEMDVPRPTYVLNRGAYDQPTDEVTPGTPAVVLAFDETAPKNRQGLAQWLTDADNPLTARVTVNRFWQMYFGKGIVETPADFGYQGALPEHPELLDWLATTFIASGWDVKAIQRTIVMSATYQQSSRVRSDLQDIDPLNQLLARASSQRLTAEMIRDNALAASGLLVEKVGGPSAKPYQPEGLWIEKGTFSAALLNYEADKGDGLYRRSLYTFIKRTSPPPAMIAFDATDRSECTVERQSTSTPLQSLILMNDPQFVEAGRKLAERMQEEGGDTVAAQITYGYRALTGMRPADAARDLLVKLYNEEVERFRRDPSAARALLTVGDSPGNAALNTAATAALAVVANTIINHDASYMKR from the coding sequence ATGAAACGCATCTTTCCCCATCTTGATGTTTCGCATGGCCTGTTGCTGGCTAGTCTTATGCTGTTGTGCCTGCCGGCCTGCAACCCACCCATTTCAGAAGATGAAGCGCTCCTGGCAAGTTTACCGGAAGAAGTAGACTTTAACTACCACGTCCGCCCAATTTTGTCCGACCGTTGTTTCAAGTGCCACGGCCCGGATGCAAACACACGGGAAACGGACTTGCGCCTAGATACAGAAGAAGGAGCATTCAGTAAACTAACAGAGTCACCACGCAACCGCGCCATTGTCGCCGGCAGCTTGCGCCGTAGTGAAATGGCGCACCGCATTGTGTCGGATGACCCGGATTATGCCATGCCCCCGCCAGCATCAAACCTGGCACTTACAGACTACGAGGTAGCTCTGCTGCGTAAATGGATTGACCAGGGGGCAGAATGGAAAGAACACTGGGCATTTATCAAGCCTGAAGAACCCGTACGGCCCAGCGTGCAAAACAGCGACTGGCCACAGAATGAAATTGACCACTTTGTGCTTGCGCGACTGGAGCGGGAAGGCATTGCGCCGTCACCGCCGGCAGACCGCGAACGGCTGCTGCGTCGCGTGTACCTGGACCTGACCGGTTTGCCACCCTCGGTTGCTGATATCGATGCCTTCCTCGCTGATACATCCGAAGATGCCTATGCACGGGTTGTAGACAAACTGCTGGCGTCTACAGCTTACGCCGAGCGCATGGCTGTGGACTGGATGGATGTGTCGCGTTATGCCGACTCTCACGGTTACCACGCTGACGGCTACCGCATGATGTGGCCCTGGCGTGACTGGGTGATCGAAGCATTCGACGAAAACATGCCATACGATGAGTTCATCACCTTGCAACTGGCCGGCGACTTGCTCCCCAATGCCACCGCTGAGCAGAAGCTTGCAACCGCGTTTCACCGTAACCACCAAATGACCGCTGAAGGCGGTATCGTCGACGAAGAGTATCGGTTGCAGTACGTGGCTGACCGCACCAATACAACCGCTCGGGCGTTTATGGGGCTGACGATGGAGTGTGCCCAGTGCCACGATCACAAGTTCGACCCGGTGTCGCAGGCTGAGTACTTCCAGATGACCGCTTTCTTTAACAATTTGAACGAAGTAGGCATGACGGGAGATGATGGGAATGCCGGCCCGATGCTGCTGCTGTTCGAAGAAGGCCAGGAAGCGCAGTTGGAGGCGCTCCGCGACAGTATTGCTGCCCTTGAGCAGCTTGTCGAACAGCGTACGAAAGCCCTTGAGGGAGAATTGGCGGACATTTCAGCAAATGTCACCGCTGACCTGGATCGAGGACTGGTTGCATATTATCCCCTAGATGTTCTGATGGAAAACACGACACCGAACAGTGTTAGAGGGGTGGAGGGGGCCAGTGTGTCCGGAGAGGTTGAACTCATTGAAGGCGTGCATGGGAAAGCCACCCGGTTTGATTACGACTTTGACTTCCTGGCATTGCAGAAGGTTGGCCTGTTTGAACGGTATGAACCCTTTTCGATTGCACTATGGGCAAAGCCAGAAAAGGAAGAGGCCTACGCAGAACTGATTGGGAATGCTGGACAGAAGAACACCTATTGGCGGGGATACGAAGTGTATCTGGACAGCCTGAACCGGGTTAACGCACGCCTGATTCACGCATTGCCCAATAACTACATACACGTACGCACAACGGACGGCGTGACGCAGGATGCGTGGAATCATGTAGCCCTTGTATACGATGGCTCCAGCAAGGCAGCCGGCGTGAAGCTGTTCATAGATGGCCAACAGCAGGACCAGGAAGTACTTTTTGATAAACTCTACAAAAGCATCCATCCGGTTGGCTATCAGAAGTATCAGAAAATCGACCAGCCGCTTCGGGTTGGCAAGAGCTACAGGGCTTTCACCGGTGATGACGGCATTTATACCGGTGCTATGGATGACATCAGGATTTACAATCGCGCCCTTACGCCGCACGAACTGCATGCACTGCAGCCTGCAGCCTCAGGCAAAGGGACACCGGCCCATCATCGCGCCGTAAACGCGCCAGAAATTGTAGCGTTGCGGGCGAAGCTAAGGGCCTTGCGGGAGGAGGAATCCAGCTTGCTGGAGCCTGTTGAAGAGATCATGGTGATGGAAGAGATGGACGTACCGCGTCCGACGTATGTCCTGAACCGCGGTGCTTACGACCAGCCTACCGATGAAGTCACACCGGGTACGCCAGCCGTTGTGCTGGCCTTTGATGAGACTGCGCCGAAGAACCGGCAGGGCCTCGCACAATGGCTAACCGATGCAGATAACCCGCTGACTGCCCGCGTAACCGTCAACCGCTTCTGGCAAATGTATTTCGGCAAAGGCATTGTTGAGACGCCGGCCGACTTTGGGTACCAGGGCGCATTGCCCGAGCACCCTGAACTGCTGGATTGGCTGGCGACAACATTCATTGCTTCCGGTTGGGATGTAAAAGCCATACAGCGCACCATTGTGATGTCTGCCACCTACCAGCAATCCTCTCGTGTACGCAGTGACTTGCAGGATATTGACCCGCTCAACCAACTCCTGGCCCGTGCTTCAAGCCAGCGACTCACGGCAGAAATGATCCGAGACAATGCGCTTGCAGCAAGCGGGCTCCTGGTAGAAAAAGTAGGCGGTCCCAGTGCCAAGCCGTACCAGCCTGAAGGACTATGGATTGAGAAAGGTACATTTTCCGCCGCGTTGCTCAACTACGAAGCTGATAAAGGCGATGGGCTCTACCGGAGAAGCCTGTATACGTTTATCAAGCGGACCTCACCACCACCGGCTATGATTGCCTTTGACGCAACGGATCGCAGCGAGTGCACGGTAGAGCGGCAGTCCACCAGCACGCCGCTACAGTCACTCATTCTGATGAATGATCCGCAGTTTGTGGAAGCCGGTCGTAAGCTGGCTGAACGTATGCAGGAGGAGGGAGGCGATACGGTGGCGGCGCAAATAACCTATGGATACAGGGCGCTCACCGGCATGCGGCCAGCAGATGCTGCGCGTGACTTGCTGGTCAAGCTGTACAACGAAGAAGTGGAACGCTTCAGGAGAGATCCTTCAGCCGCACGTGCGCTGTTGACCGTAGGCGACTCGCCTGGCAATGCAGCGCTCAATACAGCAGCAACAGCCGCGCTGGCAGTCGTCGCAAACACCATCATTAACCATGACGCTTCTTACATGAAGCGTTGA
- a CDS encoding DUF1501 domain-containing protein — MHCNNFEKNYSRRKFLTKTSLGLGAAAVASIMSPGSLVARPQTAAFDPERGALGGLHFAPKVKRVIYLFQSGGPSHLELYDYKEELVKRHKEELPASVRGEQRLTGMTAGQRSWPLARPHYKFSQHGESRAWVSELTPHIASISDKLCFIKSMHTDAINHDPAITFFQTGSQHRGRPAIGSWISYGLGSENENLPAYCVLLSEGRPGGQPLYAHLWGSGFMESRHQGIQFRSGKDPVLYLNNPPGIADSDRKRQLDYLKALHDMEYNDLEDPEIQSKIAQYEMAYRMQTSVPETMDLSAEPEYVFDMYGEDSRKPGTFAANCLLARRLAEKGVKFIQLYHQGWDQHGNLPKDIAKMAKSIDQPSAALVKDLEQRGMLEDTLVIWGGEFGRTNYSQGMLTEESFGRDHHPGCFSIWMAGGGVKPGITYGRTDDFGYNVVENPVHVHDFQATLLHLLGIDHEKFTYKFQGRRFRLTDVHGKVVRGILA, encoded by the coding sequence ATGCATTGCAATAATTTTGAGAAGAACTACTCTCGCAGAAAATTCCTGACAAAAACCTCGTTGGGATTGGGAGCAGCTGCAGTTGCATCAATTATGAGCCCGGGGAGCCTGGTTGCACGGCCGCAAACAGCAGCGTTTGATCCCGAAAGAGGTGCTTTGGGCGGATTGCACTTTGCCCCGAAGGTGAAGCGGGTGATCTATCTTTTCCAGAGCGGCGGCCCTTCGCACCTCGAATTGTATGATTACAAAGAAGAACTGGTCAAGCGTCACAAAGAAGAACTGCCAGCTTCGGTACGTGGTGAACAACGATTGACGGGAATGACAGCTGGGCAGCGTTCGTGGCCTTTGGCGCGCCCACATTACAAGTTTTCGCAACATGGAGAGAGCAGGGCATGGGTAAGTGAACTAACGCCGCATATAGCGAGCATATCGGATAAGCTCTGCTTTATCAAGTCGATGCATACGGATGCCATCAACCATGACCCGGCCATTACCTTTTTCCAAACAGGCTCGCAGCACCGGGGGCGGCCGGCTATTGGATCGTGGATCAGCTATGGGCTCGGCAGTGAAAACGAAAACCTGCCGGCGTATTGTGTGCTGCTTTCAGAGGGACGCCCCGGCGGACAGCCGCTGTATGCGCACCTCTGGGGGAGTGGGTTCATGGAGTCTCGGCATCAGGGCATCCAGTTCAGGTCTGGGAAAGATCCGGTGCTGTATCTAAACAACCCGCCAGGCATAGCTGATAGCGATCGCAAGCGCCAGTTGGACTACCTGAAAGCGCTGCACGACATGGAATACAACGACTTGGAAGATCCTGAAATCCAGTCGAAAATTGCGCAGTATGAAATGGCGTATCGGATGCAGACTTCGGTGCCGGAAACGATGGACCTTTCTGCGGAGCCTGAATACGTATTCGACATGTACGGCGAGGACTCCCGAAAACCTGGGACCTTTGCGGCGAACTGTCTGCTGGCGCGCCGGCTCGCTGAGAAAGGGGTCAAGTTCATCCAGCTGTACCACCAGGGCTGGGACCAGCACGGCAACCTGCCAAAAGACATCGCGAAAATGGCAAAAAGCATAGACCAACCTTCTGCTGCGCTCGTGAAAGACCTGGAGCAGCGTGGTATGCTGGAAGATACGCTGGTAATCTGGGGCGGCGAGTTTGGGCGGACCAATTACAGCCAGGGCATGCTCACCGAGGAGTCTTTTGGCCGAGACCATCATCCGGGATGCTTCTCAATCTGGATGGCCGGCGGCGGTGTGAAGCCCGGCATTACGTATGGCCGGACGGATGACTTTGGGTATAACGTTGTGGAAAATCCGGTGCATGTTCACGACTTCCAGGCGACATTATTGCACCTTTTAGGCATCGACCACGAAAAATTTACATATAAATTTCAGGGCCGGCGCTTCCGGTTAACCGACGTGCATGGTAAGGTTGTTCGTGGAATTCTTGCCTGA